One Xyrauchen texanus isolate HMW12.3.18 chromosome 44, RBS_HiC_50CHRs, whole genome shotgun sequence DNA segment encodes these proteins:
- the LOC127636268 gene encoding thimet oligopeptidase-like isoform X1 translates to MFSRGISVALAGRRVILSTSKFKMTLQNGSIVAAQNCSNTADKKNSLRWDLTLEEIRHWTVRLIQQIKHAYDSVGSVDMGKVCFENTLQVLANAKSDYAALRHMLDFPQYVSPCKEVRSASTEADKRLSDFDVEVSMRADVFQRLIVLQEKQSNDLLPESKRFLGRLIKLGKRNGLHLSKDIQEEVKSISKQISELSIDFNQNLNEENTILLFSQEELEGLAESYVNGLERTEDGRFEVTLAYPHYFPLMKRCHVPETRRKMEAAFHSRCKDVNTTILEQLIELRAKLAKLVGFSSHANYVLEMNMAKNSENVAQFLDELYTTLKPVGEQERHYLLSLKHAECMRRGLVFDGQIHAWDMPYYMNQVEQVKFAVDKDKLIEYFPLEVVTEGLLNIYQDLLGLRFKQVKNAHVWHDSVKLYSVLDSVTEDEIGQFYLDLHPREGKYGHAACFGLQPGCLGPNGDQRIPVAAMVANFTKPSSNWPSLLQHHEVETFFHEFGHVMHELCSRTRYAEFSGMQVETDFVEVPSQMLENWVWEKEPLRKMSRHYKDGSPIPDSLLDKLIASRVANTGLMNLRQILLSKVDQSLHTKNSSDTAAEFSKHSRDILGIPATPGTNMMASFSHLAGGYDGQYYSYLWSEVYSMDIFVSRFKKEGIMNPKVGREYRRVVLEAGGSVDGMDMLRTFLGREPCQDSFFQCKGLAQTITEQNSP, encoded by the exons ATGTTTTCCCGCGGCATTTCTGTGGCCCTAGCGGGTAGAAG AGTTATTTTATCCACATCAAAGTTCAAGATGACTCTTCAAAATGGATCAATCGTAGCCGCCCAGAACTGCTCCAACACAGCTGACAAAAAGAACAGTCTACGCTGGGATCTGACCCTAGAGGAGATCAGACACTGGACAGTGAGACTCATCCAGCAGATCAAACATGCATATGACTCTGTGGGGAGCGTGGACATGGGGAAGGTGTGCTTTGAAAACACACTGCAAGTCCTGGCAAATGCAAAATCAGATTATGCAG CTTTACGTCACATGTTGGATTTCCCTCAGTATGTGTCTCCATGTAAAGAGGTCAGATCTGCGAGCACTGAGGCTGATAAACGTCTGTCGGATTTTGATGTGGAAGTGAGCATGAGAGCTGATGTGTTTCAGAGGCTTATAGTCCTCCAG GAAAAACAATCCAATGATTTATTGCCGGAGTCTAAGAGATTCCTGGGACGACTTATAAAATTAGGGAAGCGGAATGGATTGCATTTATCCAAGGATATACAAGAA GAAGTCAAGTCAATCTCTAAACAAATAAGTGAACTCTCTATAGATTTCAACCAGAACTTGAATGAGGAGAATACCATTCTCTTGTTCTCTCAAGAAGAGCTTG AGGGTCTTGCGGAAAGCTACGTGAATGGTCTTGAGAGAACTGAAGATGGGCGGTTTGAAGTGACGTTGGCTTATCCTCACTACTTTCCTCTGATGAAAAGATGTCATGTTCCAGAAACAAGGAGAAAGATGGAGGCGGCTTTTCACAGCAGGTGCAAAGAC GTGAACACTACTATTCTTGAGCAGCTGATTGAGTTGCGGGCAAAGCTGGCCAAACTAGTGGGCTTTAGCAGTCATGCCAATTATGTTCTGGAAATGAACATGGCCAAAAATTCAGAGAATGTGGCACAATTTCTTG ATGAGTTGTATACAACTTTGAAACCAGTTGGTGAGCAGGAACGGCATTACCTTCTGTCACTCAAACACGCTGAGTGCATGAGGCGGGGTTTGGTCTTTGATGGACAGATCCACGCGTGGGACATGCCCTACTACATGAACCAAGTGGAACAAGTGAAGTTTGCAGTGGACAAGGACAAACTGATCGAGTACTTCCCACTGGAGGTTGTGACTGAGGGCCTGCTGAATATATATCAGGATCTTCTGGGTCTGAGGTTCAAGCAGGTGAAGAACGCTCATGTGTGGCATGATAGTGTAAAACTATACTCTGTTCTGGACTCTGTGACTGAAGATGAGATTGGACAGTTTTATCTGGACCTTCATCCCAG GGAGGGAAAGTATGGCCATGCTGCGTGCTTTGGGCTGCAGCCAGGATGTCTTGGACCTAATGGGGACCAGAGGATACCTGTGGCTGCCATGGTGGCCAACTTCACCAAACCCTCTAGCAACTGGCCTTCCCTGCTGCAACACCATGAGGTGGAGACCTTCTTCCATGAATTTGGACATGTCATGCATGAGCTGTGCTCCAGG ACTCGGTATGCAGAGTTCAGTGGGATGCAGGTTGAGACAGATTTTGTGGAGGTGCCATCTCAGATGCTAGAGAACTGGGTTTGGGAGAAGGAGCCGCTCAGGAAGATGTCTCGCCACTACAAAGACGGCAGCCCGATCCCAGACAGTCTGTTGGATAAACTTATCGCCTCCAGAGTGGCCAATACTG GGCTGATGAACCTCAGGCAGATTCTTCTCAGTAAAGTTGACCAATCGCTCCACACTAAAAACAGTTCAGATACTGCAGCTGAGTTTTCTAAGCACAGCAGAGATATCCTGGGCATCCCAGCCACACCAG GCACAAACATGATGGCTAGTTTCAGTCATTTGGCCGGAGGATATGATGGTCAGTATTACAGTTATCTCTGGAGTGAAGTCTACTCGATGGACATCTTTGTCAGCCGCTTTAAAAAGGAAGGAATCATGAATCCAAAG GTGGGCAGGGAATACAGGCGGGTGGTGCTGGAGGCTGGCGGTTCAGTGGATGGCATGGATATGTTGAGAACGTTTCTGGGTCGCGAGCCATGCCAGGACTCGTTTTTCCAATGTAAAGGACTTGCCCAGACAATCACAGAGCAAAATTCTCCTTAA
- the LOC127636268 gene encoding neurolysin, mitochondrial-like isoform X2, which translates to MFSRGISVALAGRRVILSTSKFKMTLQNGSIVAAQNCSNTADKKNSLRWDLTLEEIRHWTVRLIQQIKHAYDSVGSVDMGKVCFENTLQVLANAKSDYAALRHMLDFPQYVSPCKEVRSASTEADKRLSDFDVEVSMRADVFQRLIVLQEKQSNDLLPESKRFLGRLIKLGKRNGLHLSKDIQEEVKSISKQISELSIDFNQNLNEENTILLFSQEELEGLAESYVNGLERTEDGRFEVTLAYPHYFPLMKRCHVPETRRKMEAAFHSRCKDVNTTILEQLIELRAKLAKLVGFSSHANYVLEMNMAKNSENVAQFLDELYTTLKPVGEQERHYLLSLKHAECMRRGLVFDGQIHAWDMPYYMNQVEQVKFAVDKDKLIEYFPLEVVTEGLLNIYQDLLGLRFKQVKNAHVWHDSVKLYSVLDSVTEDEIGQFYLDLHPREGKYGHAACFGLQPGCLGPNGDQRIPVAAMVANFTKPSSNWPSLLQHHETRYAEFSGMQVETDFVEVPSQMLENWVWEKEPLRKMSRHYKDGSPIPDSLLDKLIASRVANTGLMNLRQILLSKVDQSLHTKNSSDTAAEFSKHSRDILGIPATPGTNMMASFSHLAGGYDGQYYSYLWSEVYSMDIFVSRFKKEGIMNPKVGREYRRVVLEAGGSVDGMDMLRTFLGREPCQDSFFQCKGLAQTITEQNSP; encoded by the exons ATGTTTTCCCGCGGCATTTCTGTGGCCCTAGCGGGTAGAAG AGTTATTTTATCCACATCAAAGTTCAAGATGACTCTTCAAAATGGATCAATCGTAGCCGCCCAGAACTGCTCCAACACAGCTGACAAAAAGAACAGTCTACGCTGGGATCTGACCCTAGAGGAGATCAGACACTGGACAGTGAGACTCATCCAGCAGATCAAACATGCATATGACTCTGTGGGGAGCGTGGACATGGGGAAGGTGTGCTTTGAAAACACACTGCAAGTCCTGGCAAATGCAAAATCAGATTATGCAG CTTTACGTCACATGTTGGATTTCCCTCAGTATGTGTCTCCATGTAAAGAGGTCAGATCTGCGAGCACTGAGGCTGATAAACGTCTGTCGGATTTTGATGTGGAAGTGAGCATGAGAGCTGATGTGTTTCAGAGGCTTATAGTCCTCCAG GAAAAACAATCCAATGATTTATTGCCGGAGTCTAAGAGATTCCTGGGACGACTTATAAAATTAGGGAAGCGGAATGGATTGCATTTATCCAAGGATATACAAGAA GAAGTCAAGTCAATCTCTAAACAAATAAGTGAACTCTCTATAGATTTCAACCAGAACTTGAATGAGGAGAATACCATTCTCTTGTTCTCTCAAGAAGAGCTTG AGGGTCTTGCGGAAAGCTACGTGAATGGTCTTGAGAGAACTGAAGATGGGCGGTTTGAAGTGACGTTGGCTTATCCTCACTACTTTCCTCTGATGAAAAGATGTCATGTTCCAGAAACAAGGAGAAAGATGGAGGCGGCTTTTCACAGCAGGTGCAAAGAC GTGAACACTACTATTCTTGAGCAGCTGATTGAGTTGCGGGCAAAGCTGGCCAAACTAGTGGGCTTTAGCAGTCATGCCAATTATGTTCTGGAAATGAACATGGCCAAAAATTCAGAGAATGTGGCACAATTTCTTG ATGAGTTGTATACAACTTTGAAACCAGTTGGTGAGCAGGAACGGCATTACCTTCTGTCACTCAAACACGCTGAGTGCATGAGGCGGGGTTTGGTCTTTGATGGACAGATCCACGCGTGGGACATGCCCTACTACATGAACCAAGTGGAACAAGTGAAGTTTGCAGTGGACAAGGACAAACTGATCGAGTACTTCCCACTGGAGGTTGTGACTGAGGGCCTGCTGAATATATATCAGGATCTTCTGGGTCTGAGGTTCAAGCAGGTGAAGAACGCTCATGTGTGGCATGATAGTGTAAAACTATACTCTGTTCTGGACTCTGTGACTGAAGATGAGATTGGACAGTTTTATCTGGACCTTCATCCCAG GGAGGGAAAGTATGGCCATGCTGCGTGCTTTGGGCTGCAGCCAGGATGTCTTGGACCTAATGGGGACCAGAGGATACCTGTGGCTGCCATGGTGGCCAACTTCACCAAACCCTCTAGCAACTGGCCTTCCCTGCTGCAACACCATGAG ACTCGGTATGCAGAGTTCAGTGGGATGCAGGTTGAGACAGATTTTGTGGAGGTGCCATCTCAGATGCTAGAGAACTGGGTTTGGGAGAAGGAGCCGCTCAGGAAGATGTCTCGCCACTACAAAGACGGCAGCCCGATCCCAGACAGTCTGTTGGATAAACTTATCGCCTCCAGAGTGGCCAATACTG GGCTGATGAACCTCAGGCAGATTCTTCTCAGTAAAGTTGACCAATCGCTCCACACTAAAAACAGTTCAGATACTGCAGCTGAGTTTTCTAAGCACAGCAGAGATATCCTGGGCATCCCAGCCACACCAG GCACAAACATGATGGCTAGTTTCAGTCATTTGGCCGGAGGATATGATGGTCAGTATTACAGTTATCTCTGGAGTGAAGTCTACTCGATGGACATCTTTGTCAGCCGCTTTAAAAAGGAAGGAATCATGAATCCAAAG GTGGGCAGGGAATACAGGCGGGTGGTGCTGGAGGCTGGCGGTTCAGTGGATGGCATGGATATGTTGAGAACGTTTCTGGGTCGCGAGCCATGCCAGGACTCGTTTTTCCAATGTAAAGGACTTGCCCAGACAATCACAGAGCAAAATTCTCCTTAA
- the LOC127636268 gene encoding thimet oligopeptidase-like isoform X3, with the protein MTLQNGSIVAAQNCSNTADKKNSLRWDLTLEEIRHWTVRLIQQIKHAYDSVGSVDMGKVCFENTLQVLANAKSDYAALRHMLDFPQYVSPCKEVRSASTEADKRLSDFDVEVSMRADVFQRLIVLQEKQSNDLLPESKRFLGRLIKLGKRNGLHLSKDIQEEVKSISKQISELSIDFNQNLNEENTILLFSQEELEGLAESYVNGLERTEDGRFEVTLAYPHYFPLMKRCHVPETRRKMEAAFHSRCKDVNTTILEQLIELRAKLAKLVGFSSHANYVLEMNMAKNSENVAQFLDELYTTLKPVGEQERHYLLSLKHAECMRRGLVFDGQIHAWDMPYYMNQVEQVKFAVDKDKLIEYFPLEVVTEGLLNIYQDLLGLRFKQVKNAHVWHDSVKLYSVLDSVTEDEIGQFYLDLHPREGKYGHAACFGLQPGCLGPNGDQRIPVAAMVANFTKPSSNWPSLLQHHEVETFFHEFGHVMHELCSRTRYAEFSGMQVETDFVEVPSQMLENWVWEKEPLRKMSRHYKDGSPIPDSLLDKLIASRVANTGLMNLRQILLSKVDQSLHTKNSSDTAAEFSKHSRDILGIPATPGTNMMASFSHLAGGYDGQYYSYLWSEVYSMDIFVSRFKKEGIMNPKVGREYRRVVLEAGGSVDGMDMLRTFLGREPCQDSFFQCKGLAQTITEQNSP; encoded by the exons ATGACTCTTCAAAATGGATCAATCGTAGCCGCCCAGAACTGCTCCAACACAGCTGACAAAAAGAACAGTCTACGCTGGGATCTGACCCTAGAGGAGATCAGACACTGGACAGTGAGACTCATCCAGCAGATCAAACATGCATATGACTCTGTGGGGAGCGTGGACATGGGGAAGGTGTGCTTTGAAAACACACTGCAAGTCCTGGCAAATGCAAAATCAGATTATGCAG CTTTACGTCACATGTTGGATTTCCCTCAGTATGTGTCTCCATGTAAAGAGGTCAGATCTGCGAGCACTGAGGCTGATAAACGTCTGTCGGATTTTGATGTGGAAGTGAGCATGAGAGCTGATGTGTTTCAGAGGCTTATAGTCCTCCAG GAAAAACAATCCAATGATTTATTGCCGGAGTCTAAGAGATTCCTGGGACGACTTATAAAATTAGGGAAGCGGAATGGATTGCATTTATCCAAGGATATACAAGAA GAAGTCAAGTCAATCTCTAAACAAATAAGTGAACTCTCTATAGATTTCAACCAGAACTTGAATGAGGAGAATACCATTCTCTTGTTCTCTCAAGAAGAGCTTG AGGGTCTTGCGGAAAGCTACGTGAATGGTCTTGAGAGAACTGAAGATGGGCGGTTTGAAGTGACGTTGGCTTATCCTCACTACTTTCCTCTGATGAAAAGATGTCATGTTCCAGAAACAAGGAGAAAGATGGAGGCGGCTTTTCACAGCAGGTGCAAAGAC GTGAACACTACTATTCTTGAGCAGCTGATTGAGTTGCGGGCAAAGCTGGCCAAACTAGTGGGCTTTAGCAGTCATGCCAATTATGTTCTGGAAATGAACATGGCCAAAAATTCAGAGAATGTGGCACAATTTCTTG ATGAGTTGTATACAACTTTGAAACCAGTTGGTGAGCAGGAACGGCATTACCTTCTGTCACTCAAACACGCTGAGTGCATGAGGCGGGGTTTGGTCTTTGATGGACAGATCCACGCGTGGGACATGCCCTACTACATGAACCAAGTGGAACAAGTGAAGTTTGCAGTGGACAAGGACAAACTGATCGAGTACTTCCCACTGGAGGTTGTGACTGAGGGCCTGCTGAATATATATCAGGATCTTCTGGGTCTGAGGTTCAAGCAGGTGAAGAACGCTCATGTGTGGCATGATAGTGTAAAACTATACTCTGTTCTGGACTCTGTGACTGAAGATGAGATTGGACAGTTTTATCTGGACCTTCATCCCAG GGAGGGAAAGTATGGCCATGCTGCGTGCTTTGGGCTGCAGCCAGGATGTCTTGGACCTAATGGGGACCAGAGGATACCTGTGGCTGCCATGGTGGCCAACTTCACCAAACCCTCTAGCAACTGGCCTTCCCTGCTGCAACACCATGAGGTGGAGACCTTCTTCCATGAATTTGGACATGTCATGCATGAGCTGTGCTCCAGG ACTCGGTATGCAGAGTTCAGTGGGATGCAGGTTGAGACAGATTTTGTGGAGGTGCCATCTCAGATGCTAGAGAACTGGGTTTGGGAGAAGGAGCCGCTCAGGAAGATGTCTCGCCACTACAAAGACGGCAGCCCGATCCCAGACAGTCTGTTGGATAAACTTATCGCCTCCAGAGTGGCCAATACTG GGCTGATGAACCTCAGGCAGATTCTTCTCAGTAAAGTTGACCAATCGCTCCACACTAAAAACAGTTCAGATACTGCAGCTGAGTTTTCTAAGCACAGCAGAGATATCCTGGGCATCCCAGCCACACCAG GCACAAACATGATGGCTAGTTTCAGTCATTTGGCCGGAGGATATGATGGTCAGTATTACAGTTATCTCTGGAGTGAAGTCTACTCGATGGACATCTTTGTCAGCCGCTTTAAAAAGGAAGGAATCATGAATCCAAAG GTGGGCAGGGAATACAGGCGGGTGGTGCTGGAGGCTGGCGGTTCAGTGGATGGCATGGATATGTTGAGAACGTTTCTGGGTCGCGAGCCATGCCAGGACTCGTTTTTCCAATGTAAAGGACTTGCCCAGACAATCACAGAGCAAAATTCTCCTTAA